Part of the Thermococcus sp. 18S1 genome, GTTTGAGAAGCGTGCGAATATCCCCACGCTGCCCCATATCAGCATCGCCGTGGCGATTTTTATCCTTCCGTTCACAGTGCATCCCCGTGCTCTTCCAGCCATTCCTCGTAGGCTTCCCTGACCTCATCCTTCCTGAACCCAGGAACGGCATCCTCAAAGGGGTTGAACTTTTCGAGCTTTCTTTCATCCGGGCCGATGTAGGTCGTCACGAGTCCAACCTTTGAGTGCAGGCTCGACGGAAGGCGGAGAATTCGTTTAACATCGACAGTGACGCGACCGTCAAAGTAGGCCTTTGAGAACGTACTCGAAAGGGAGAACAGCCTTGTCAGGGTTTTGTACCCTATCCCCCGAGGAAACGCGGTTAGTAGTCCCTTCCGCACGAAGCCCTCGTATATCTCCTCCCTTCCCTCAAGGAGCTTCTCAACCTGGCCCTTTTTCAGGCCTATGTTGAACAGGTGGTTCTCGTTGGCCCTCCTTATGAAGTACCCGAATCTGAGCCGGAAGACCCTGTAATAGCCCGAGGAAAGCATTATCCTCCTGCTCTGGATATCATCGAAGGTTATTTCCTCCGCGGCACTGATGTAGGCCAGAACCTTTTCCCTGGCCTTGCCGTCGAGCTTCAGCGCCC contains:
- the priS gene encoding DNA primase catalytic subunit PriS, giving the protein MAELLREMTKEERALYYKREWSAKRLPDFIVRTLENREFGFDHTGEGPSDRKNVFLDVRDLEDYVKATAPYAVYSSVALYEEPKEMEGWLGAELVFDIDAKDLPLRRCSHIHEHGRVCPICLEDAKELARDTLVVLKEDFGFEDVHVVYSGRGYHIRVLDDWALKLDGKAREKVLAYISAAEEITFDDIQSRRIMLSSGYYRVFRLRFGYFIRRANENHLFNIGLKKGQVEKLLEGREEIYEGFVRKGLLTAFPRGIGYKTLTRLFSLSSTFSKAYFDGRVTVDVKRILRLPSSLHSKVGLVTTYIGPDERKLEKFNPFEDAVPGFRKDEVREAYEEWLEEHGDAL